From the Terriglobia bacterium genome, the window GACCAAAGAGCTCGGCAAAGGCACGGGACTGGGGCTGTCCACGGTATACGGAGTCGTGAAGCAGAGCGGGGGCTACATCACGGTGGAAAGCGCGCCGGGCAAGGGAGCCTCGTTCAAGGTCTATCTGCCGCGCATCGAGGAGCAAGCCACGGTGGAAGCACCGAACAGCCCGCAGGGCCGGCCGCTGCGGGGGGCGGAGACGGTTCTCCTGGTGGAGGATGAGGACCCGCTGCGGAAACTTGCGCAAACCTTTCTGGAGACAAACGGGTACCGGGTTCTGTCGGCGCCGAACGGAGAGAAAGCCCTGGAGGCGGCTGCGCAGAATTCCGCTCCGATTCAGCTGCTGCTGACCGACGTGGTGATGCCCGGGATGAACGGGCGAGTGCTCGCCGAGCAGCTGGTAGCGCGGCAGCCGGGGATCAAGGTGCTGTACATGTCGGGGTATACCGACAGCTTTATCGCCGGACACGGCGTCCTCAAGCCCGGGACCTACTTGCTGCACAAGCCGTTCACGGAAGAAGCGCTGGTCCGGAAGGTTCGCGAGGTGCTCGACGCGGAGAAGAAAGGACCGGAAGCGCCGACGGGGGAAGCGACACTGGTGGGGAGCGAACGCTCCCGGGGACGATAGGAGGGAAGCGGACGATGGAAAAGCTGCTGATTGTGGACGACGACGAAGCCCTGCGGCGCCTGGTGCGCCTGAATCTGAAAGACACGTATGAAATCATCGACACCGGAGTGCCCGAAGAGGCGCTGGCGCTGGCCATGGAGCACAAGCCCGACGCCATTCTGCTGGACTTGAGGATGCCGCACTATTCCGGATTCGAACTCTGCCAGATGCTCACCTCGTTCAGCCGCACGCAGTTGATTCCCGTGCTGATCGTGAGCGGAGAGGCCGGGGCGCAGACCAAGGAATTCTGCCGCGATCTCGGGGCAGCAGCCTACTTCGAAAAGCCGGTAGACTTCGAGGCTTTGAAGGCGTGTCTGGCGCGAACGGTGACCACGAAGCGCAAGGAACGGCGCAGCGAAGTGCGCGTGCGCCTGCGCGTGCCGCTGAAGCTGCGCGGAACCGACGCCCAGGGGAAGCCCTTCGAAGCCGTGACGAGCACGGAGAACGTCAGCTTGAGCGGCTTTCTCTGCGGATGCGCCGCAGTCTTGCAGAAGGACGCCATCGTCGGGGTGTATCTGGCCAGCGCAAGCGAAGAGTACGTGGGCAAGGCCCGGGTGGTGCGCGCCGAGGCCGAGGGCACACCGTTCCCGCGGTACGGCATGCGCTTTGTCGAAAAAGAAGGGCGCTGGGTGCTGCAGTAGCCTGGGGCCGCCGGCGCCAGGCTGCCGGCCGGGACTTTCGAAGGAGACGGCCGGGCGCGGCTCTCTGCGCGGCGAGTTCGGACGAGGGCGTGTCCGAGCATCTGCAAAAGACTGCCGGAGGCGCACCGGGACGCGATTTTCCGGGCCTGCAAAACCCTCCCATCGGCTTCGATGCCAACAAAGGATTTTTGTGCGCCGGGGTGCCGGGCCACCGGAGTCCCGTGCGTTTCCGCTTTTCCAATCGCCGCGCAGCGCATACAATACACGGCTCTTCAGTTGACAGGAGGAAGTCATGCCGGTGGCGCGGGCGCTCATCAGTGTTTTCGATAAAACAGGGGTTGTGGACTTTGCCAAGCGGCTGGCCGCGCTGCGCATCGAGATCGTCTCGACGGGAGGGACGGCCAAGCTACTGCGGGAAGCGGGGCTGGCGGTGCGCGACGTGGCCGAACTGACGGGCTGGCCGGAGATGCTGGGCGGGCGGGTAAAGACGCTGCATCCGAAGGTGCACGGCGGGCTGCTGTTCCGGCGCAATCTGGCCGAGGACCGCAAGCAGGCCGAGGAACATGGGATCGCGCCGATCGATCTGGTGGCAGTGAACCTATACCCGTTCGAAGCCACGGCGGCCAAGGCGGGGCTGACCGCGGAAGAGCTGATCGAGAATATCGACATCGGCGGGCCGACGATGCTGCGGAGTGCGGCGAAGAATTTCGAGAGCGTGACGGTGGTGTGCGATCCGGGGGATTACGGGCGGGTGGCCGGGGAGCTGGAGGCGACGGGGGAGACGGCGCTGGCCACGCGGCTGGAACTGGCGCGCAAGGTGTACGCCACGACGTCGCGCTACGACGGGATGATCACGACGGAGCTGGAGCGGCTGACGGCAGCGGCGGGGCGCGTGGCGCTGGGGGAGAAGGCGGTGCTGCCGGAGCGGCTGCACCTGGCGCTGGAGCGGCAGCGGCCGCTGCGCTATGGCGAGAACCCGCACCAGGCGGCGGCGCTGTACGTGCCGGCGGGGCGCGCGGCGGCGGGGCTGGCCGCGGCGAAGCAGCTGCAGGGCAAGGAGCTTTCCTACAACAATTACGTGGACCTGGAAGCGGCGCGCAGCCTGGCGGGAGAGTTCCGGCGGCCGGCAGCGGTGATCATCAAGCACAATAATCCGTGCGGGACGGCGGAGCAGGAGACGCTGCTGGAGGCGTACCGGAAGGCGTATGCCTGCGATCCGGTGTCGGCGTTCGGCGGGGTGCTGGCGTTTAACCGCGTGGTGGACGGGGCGACGGCGGAAGAGGTGGCCAAGCTGTTCGTGGAGTGCATCGTGGCGCCAGGCTTTGAGGAGCAGGCGCTGGCGGCGCTGGGGGCGAAGAAAAATCTGCGGCTGCTGGAGCTGCCGGCGGGCGGGCTGGATCCCGAGCGCGCGCCGCAACTCAAACAGATCTCCGGCGGAGTGCTGGTGCAGCAGCCGGACCTGGGGGAATTGAACGAGGCGGAATTGAAGGTGGCCACGAAGCGCGCGCCGACGGCGGCAGAGCTGGCGGCGCTGAAGTTCGCGTGGAAGGTGGCCAAGCACGTGAAGTCCAACGCCATCGTGTTTGCGCGGGACGGGCAGACGCTGGGCGTGGGCGCGGGGCAGATGAGCCGCGTGGATTCGGTGAAGCTGGCGGTGATGAAGGCGCAGAATCCGCTGGCGGGCTGCGTGGTGGCCTCGGACGCGTTCTTTCCGTTCGCGGACGGCGTGGAAGAGGCGGCGAAGGCCGGGGCCACGGCGGTGATTCAGCCGGGCGGGTCGGTGCGCGACGCCGAGGTGATTGCCGCGGCGGACCGGCTGAACCTGGCCATGGTGTTTACCGGGATGCGGCACTTCCTGCACTGAGCCCGGTCAGCAGTCCGGCGCTGCCAAAGCGATTCCAGAAAAGCATGTAGCGCCCGCTTTCAGGTGGGCATGGGACCCGCATGGGGCGGGGTGTTCTCCGAGGAGAGAAATTCGCGGAGGCGCGTTTCGAGGGTGTTGCGGACGGCGCGGAAGGCCGCGAGTTGTTCTTCGGGGGAGCCGGCAACCGCGGCGGGGTCGGGCAGACTCCAATGCAGGCGCTGCGGCGCGCCGGGGAAGATGGGGCACTGTTCGGCGGCGCTGTCGCAGACGGTGATGACGGTGTCGAAGCGCTGGCCGTCGAATTCGGCCACGGATTTGGAGCGCTGGGCGGAAATGTCCACGGCGATCTCGCGCATAGCCTGAACCGCCAGGGGATTAAGGCCGGCGGGCCGGGTTCCCGCGCTGTGGACCTCGACGGCGGAGCCACCGAGGTGACGGAGCAGGCCTTCGGCCATCTGGCTGCGCGCGGAGTTGCCGGTGCAGAGGATAAGGACGCGCTTCGGCTTCATTTTCCTCTTCTCTGTCCTATGCGCAGCAGGCTGGGCCACAACACGCGGTTTGCGCGACGGGCTTGGCGGCGCGGACGAAGGCGCTCATGAATTTGCCGTCAATGAGCGGAGCGATGGCGTCGGCGTCCAAGCCGCTGTGTGCCAGATAGCCCCGGGCTTCCTCGGCGCGGTAGATGCGCGTGGGTTCGACGGCGATGGAGGTGAAGCCTGCGCGCGCCAGCTTTTCGCGGTACTCGCGCTCTTCGAGGGCGCCGGCGATGCAGCCGGCCCACAGCTCGATGCTCTTGCGGATGGCCGCGGGAACTTCGCCGCGCACGACGACGTCGGAGACGGCGAAGCGGCCGCCGGGCTTGAGCACGCGGAAAGCTTCGGCAAGGACGCGGTCCTTGTCGCCGGAAAGATTGATCACGCAATTGGAGATGATGACATCCACGGAATTATCAGGCAGGGGAATGCTTTCGATCGTGCCTTTCAGGAATTCGGCGTTCTGGACGCCGGCCTTGCGCTGGTTCTCCCGCGCCAGGGCCAGCATCTCGTCGGTCATGTCCAGGCCATAGGCTTTGCCCGCGGGGCCGACGCGGCGCGCCGAGAGCAGGACGTCAATGCCGCCGCCGGAGCCGAGGTCGAGGACGATCTCCCCGGGTTTCAGCTGGGCGAGGGCGGTGGGATTGCCGCAGCCGAGGGAAGCGGTGACGGCCTCGGTGGGGAGAGCGGCTTTCTGGGTTTCGTCGTAGAGATCGGTGGTGATGGGATCGCAAGCGGAAAGTTCGGCGCCGCCGCCGCAGCAGGCGCTGCCGCCGCTGGTGACCTGGCGGGCCGCCGCCGCGTACTTCTGTTTAACCGCTTCCTGAATGTTGGTGTCGGACATGTTGTTCTCCTTTGTATGCGTGACCGCGAAGCGGTCAACTTGCAAGAAAATTCCCGCCCTCTGAAGAGGGCGGCTACAGTCAGGCCTTCAGGTGCACGATGGCCTCCGGGGCTACGGCGCGGCTGCGCGTGCAGCACTCGTCGTAGAGAAACCCGAGCAATTCGCGCAGGGCGCCGGTTTCCGCGGCATACCACAAGAACTGGCGGTCGCGCTGCACCGTGATCAGTCCCACCTGCTTCAGTTTTTCCAGGTGATGGGAGAGGGTCGAAGCGGGGATGCCCAGCTCTTCCTGAATGTCTCCGGCACAGAGGCCCCCGGGGTGCGCGGCCAGCAGAGCGCGGACGATCTGCAAACGCGGGGCGGCGCCGAGAGCGGCAAAGCGCTGAGCAGTGCGGGAAACGAGAAGGGGATCGGGCTTCATTGCATTTCGATAGTTGCAGAAATAGGGAAATAACGCAAGGCTTTTTTTCGCAAGTCTCCGGTGGCCCTCTTGCCGCTCGGGGAACTGTTTTTCAGTTGGTTTTTGACCGTGTCCGGCCTGCATGGGATAATTCCTAGTTTGAGGCGCAAGAGATGAACCTACTTCGTGGCTTTACCGGCAAGCTGATGATGGCGGCGCTGGGGGTTTCGGCGGCCGGGCTGTCGCTGTGCGGGCAGCAGGCGCCCGCGGCCGCAGCGGCGCCAGTGTTCGCGGCGGCCGGTGCCGGGCCGAGCCAGCCGCAGGGTGCGGTGAGCGGAGCGAGCCGCGCCGACGCCTACTACAATTACATGATGGGGCACATCGCGGAACTGCGGTACGAGTCCACGAGCCAGACGGAGTATGCAACGCAGGCGCTGGAATATTACAAGCGGGCCTACGCGCTCGATCCCGGGACACCGGTGATCGGGGAACGCCTGGCGGAGATGTACTGGAAGGCGCAACGGGTGCCCGACGCGGTGCGCGAAGCGACGGAGATCCTGCGGCGCAATCCGGACGATCTGGCGGCGCGGCGGCTGTTGGCGCGCATTTACTTGCTGAGCCTGGGGGACCTGAACGCGGTTTCGGGGCAGCCGGAAGCGCTGCAGCAAGCGGCGGAGCAGTATCGGGAAATTCTGCGCCTGGACCCGGCGGACCTGGAATCGGCGCTGTGGCTGGCGCGGCTCTACCGGCTGCAAAACGCCAACGAGAAGGCCGAAGAGGTGCTGCGCGGGATCCTGAAGCGGGAGCCGGAGAACGAAGCTGCGGTGGAGCAGCTGACGCAACTGTTGAGCGATGAAGGGCGGTCGGAAGAGGCGGCCAAGCTGCTGGAAGGGCTGACAGGACAGTCGCCGTCGCCGGCGATGCTGGACCTGCTGGGCGACACGTACACGCAGATGCGCGAGCTGGGCAAGGCCGAGCGGGCCTTCCGCAAGGCCGCCGAGCTGGAGCCGGCGGAACTGGGGCATCTGCGCGGCCTGGGGCAAACGCTGCTGGCGGAGGAAAAGTACAAGGAAGCGCTGGGAGTGTACCAGCGGCTGGCGGAGGCGGAGCCGGAAAATGCGGAGGTCTTTCTGCGGCTGGGGCAGATCTACCGCGAGCTGCACCAGTTGGAGGAGGCGGAAAACAGCCTGGTGAAGGCGCGGCAGAAGGCTCCGGGCAACATCGAGGTGCTGTACAACGAGGCGCTGTTGTATGAAGCGCAGGGGCGTTATGAAGACGCCATCCGGGTATTGTCGGATACCGCGGCGGGGATGAAGGGCCAGGCGGATACGGTGCCTTCGATCCGGCGCACGCTGGCCATCCTGTACCAGCAGCTGGGGCAGCTCTACCGCGAGGTGCAGAACTACCAGGCGGCCATTTACAGCTTCGAAGAGATGCAGCGAATGGGCGAGAACGAGGATCGCCGCGCGCGGCTGCTGATGATCGACACGTGGCGGGCGGCGAAAAACATGCCGCGGGCGCTGGAGGAAGCGAAGAAGGCGCTGGAGAAGTATCCGAACGATCCAGGGATCCGCGCCAGCCAGGCGCTGCTGCTGGGGGAAAGCGGGCAGGTGGAGCGGGCGGTGGAGATCCTGCGCAGCCAGCTGACGCACACGGCAGCGGACCGCGACACGTATTTGAATATGGCGCAGATCTACGAGCGGGCGCGGCGCTTCCCGGAAGCGGAGAAGACGGCCCGGCTGGCGGAAGCGCTGCCGGGCGGGGCGCGCGAGAACGAGATGGCGTGGTTTCTGCTGGGGGCGATCTACGAGCGGCAGAAGCAGTTTGACCGGGCGGAGACGGAATTCAAGAAGGCGCTGGCGGTGAATCCGCGCAACGCTTCGGTGCTGAACTATTACGGGTACATGCTGGGGGACCTGGGGCTGCGGCTGGACGAGGCGCACGCGCTGGTGGAGCGGGCGCTGGCCGAAGAGCCGTACAACGGGGCGTATCTGGACAGCCTGGGCTGGATCTATTTCAAGCAAAACAAGATGGCCGAGGCGGAGACCACACTGCGCAAGGCGCTGCAGCGGGAAAGCGTGGACCCCACGATTCACAGCCATCTCGGCGACGTCTATTTCCACACCGGGCGCAAGGAGCTGGCCGCGGCGGAATGGGAAAAGGCGCTGGCGGAGTGGCGCCGCGCGCTGCCTTCGGAACTGGAAGCGGAAAAATTCGCGGAGCTGGAAAAGAAACTGGAACAGGTGAAACACCGCATCGCGGCGCAGAAGCCCGCGGGCGAAAGCGCCAAGCCGCAATAGCCACCATGCGCGAAGTTCGCATTCCCGCGTTCGCCAAAATCAATCTGCGCCTGGAGATCTTCGGGAAGCGTCCCGACGGCTATCACGAGTTGCGCACGATTTTTCAGAGCGTTTCGCTGCACGACGAGCTGCGGCTGCGCGCGGCGCCGCGGCCGGGGATCACGCTGAGGATCCGCGGCAACGAAGCGCTAGCGAGCGAGCCGGTGGAAGGCAACCTGGTGTACCGGGCCGTCCGGGCGCTGCAGGAAGAGTTGCGGCTGCGTGGCGGAGTGGAGATCGAGCTGCACAAGATGATCCCCGCCGGGGGCGGGCTGGGAGGCGGGTCGAGCGACGCGGCGGCGGCGCTGGCGGGCTACCTGCGCTTGACGAGGCGGACGCTGCCGCTGCCGCGGCTGATGGAGCTGGGGGCGAGCCTGGGGGCGGACGTGCCGTTCTTTCTGCTCGGGGGGCGGGCGCTGGGAGTGAACCGCGGGGATGAAATCTATCCGCTGGAAGACGGGCCGCGGCAGACAGTGCTAATCGTGGTGCCGCGGGGCATCCGAGTGCCCACGGCGGACGCCTACCGCTGGCTGGCCGCTCCCGCGTTGACAAAATCCGCGGCAACCCCTAAACTTTGGAGGTTCTGTGCTCTCTCCTGGAGCGCGCAGGGAACGGGCCTGGTAAACGATTTCGAGCGGGCCATTTTCCGGCGCATCCCCCGGCTTGGGAAGATCAAGCGGGCCTTGCTTCGCGAAGGAGCCGCAGAAGCCTTGCTGGCGGGTAGCGGTTCGGCGGTGTTTGGAGTATTCCCGAGCCCAGCCAAGGCGCGCCGAGCCGTTTGCGGGTTTCCGAACGACCAGACGTTTGTCTGCGAGACTCTCTCCCGAGAGAGGTATCTGCGGGCGCTGAAACGTCCCGTTTGAGCCGCGGCGGTCACTCTGCGTCATTCCCGACAGTGGTATGTGTGGCCGCGAAGCGG encodes:
- a CDS encoding response regulator, coding for MEKLLIVDDDEALRRLVRLNLKDTYEIIDTGVPEEALALAMEHKPDAILLDLRMPHYSGFELCQMLTSFSRTQLIPVLIVSGEAGAQTKEFCRDLGAAAYFEKPVDFEALKACLARTVTTKRKERRSEVRVRLRVPLKLRGTDAQGKPFEAVTSTENVSLSGFLCGCAAVLQKDAIVGVYLASASEEYVGKARVVRAEAEGTPFPRYGMRFVEKEGRWVLQ
- a CDS encoding tetratricopeptide repeat protein produces the protein MNLLRGFTGKLMMAALGVSAAGLSLCGQQAPAAAAAPVFAAAGAGPSQPQGAVSGASRADAYYNYMMGHIAELRYESTSQTEYATQALEYYKRAYALDPGTPVIGERLAEMYWKAQRVPDAVREATEILRRNPDDLAARRLLARIYLLSLGDLNAVSGQPEALQQAAEQYREILRLDPADLESALWLARLYRLQNANEKAEEVLRGILKREPENEAAVEQLTQLLSDEGRSEEAAKLLEGLTGQSPSPAMLDLLGDTYTQMRELGKAERAFRKAAELEPAELGHLRGLGQTLLAEEKYKEALGVYQRLAEAEPENAEVFLRLGQIYRELHQLEEAENSLVKARQKAPGNIEVLYNEALLYEAQGRYEDAIRVLSDTAAGMKGQADTVPSIRRTLAILYQQLGQLYREVQNYQAAIYSFEEMQRMGENEDRRARLLMIDTWRAAKNMPRALEEAKKALEKYPNDPGIRASQALLLGESGQVERAVEILRSQLTHTAADRDTYLNMAQIYERARRFPEAEKTARLAEALPGGARENEMAWFLLGAIYERQKQFDRAETEFKKALAVNPRNASVLNYYGYMLGDLGLRLDEAHALVERALAEEPYNGAYLDSLGWIYFKQNKMAEAETTLRKALQRESVDPTIHSHLGDVYFHTGRKELAAAEWEKALAEWRRALPSELEAEKFAELEKKLEQVKHRIAAQKPAGESAKPQ
- a CDS encoding metalloregulator ArsR/SmtB family transcription factor, which codes for MKPDPLLVSRTAQRFAALGAAPRLQIVRALLAAHPGGLCAGDIQEELGIPASTLSHHLEKLKQVGLITVQRDRQFLWYAAETGALRELLGFLYDECCTRSRAVAPEAIVHLKA
- the ispE gene encoding 4-(cytidine 5'-diphospho)-2-C-methyl-D-erythritol kinase; the protein is MREVRIPAFAKINLRLEIFGKRPDGYHELRTIFQSVSLHDELRLRAAPRPGITLRIRGNEALASEPVEGNLVYRAVRALQEELRLRGGVEIELHKMIPAGGGLGGGSSDAAAALAGYLRLTRRTLPLPRLMELGASLGADVPFFLLGGRALGVNRGDEIYPLEDGPRQTVLIVVPRGIRVPTADAYRWLAAPALTKSAATPKLWRFCALSWSAQGTGLVNDFERAIFRRIPRLGKIKRALLREGAAEALLAGSGSAVFGVFPSPAKARRAVCGFPNDQTFVCETLSRERYLRALKRPV
- a CDS encoding arsenate reductase ArsC, with amino-acid sequence MKPKRVLILCTGNSARSQMAEGLLRHLGGSAVEVHSAGTRPAGLNPLAVQAMREIAVDISAQRSKSVAEFDGQRFDTVITVCDSAAEQCPIFPGAPQRLHWSLPDPAAVAGSPEEQLAAFRAVRNTLETRLREFLSSENTPPHAGPMPT
- the purH gene encoding bifunctional phosphoribosylaminoimidazolecarboxamide formyltransferase/IMP cyclohydrolase, producing MPVARALISVFDKTGVVDFAKRLAALRIEIVSTGGTAKLLREAGLAVRDVAELTGWPEMLGGRVKTLHPKVHGGLLFRRNLAEDRKQAEEHGIAPIDLVAVNLYPFEATAAKAGLTAEELIENIDIGGPTMLRSAAKNFESVTVVCDPGDYGRVAGELEATGETALATRLELARKVYATTSRYDGMITTELERLTAAAGRVALGEKAVLPERLHLALERQRPLRYGENPHQAAALYVPAGRAAAGLAAAKQLQGKELSYNNYVDLEAARSLAGEFRRPAAVIIKHNNPCGTAEQETLLEAYRKAYACDPVSAFGGVLAFNRVVDGATAEEVAKLFVECIVAPGFEEQALAALGAKKNLRLLELPAGGLDPERAPQLKQISGGVLVQQPDLGELNEAELKVATKRAPTAAELAALKFAWKVAKHVKSNAIVFARDGQTLGVGAGQMSRVDSVKLAVMKAQNPLAGCVVASDAFFPFADGVEEAAKAGATAVIQPGGSVRDAEVIAAADRLNLAMVFTGMRHFLH
- a CDS encoding arsenite methyltransferase — encoded protein: MSDTNIQEAVKQKYAAAARQVTSGGSACCGGGAELSACDPITTDLYDETQKAALPTEAVTASLGCGNPTALAQLKPGEIVLDLGSGGGIDVLLSARRVGPAGKAYGLDMTDEMLALARENQRKAGVQNAEFLKGTIESIPLPDNSVDVIISNCVINLSGDKDRVLAEAFRVLKPGGRFAVSDVVVRGEVPAAIRKSIELWAGCIAGALEEREYREKLARAGFTSIAVEPTRIYRAEEARGYLAHSGLDADAIAPLIDGKFMSAFVRAAKPVAQTACCGPACCA